GAGCGCGACGTACTGCCCTGCCGCAACGAACAGCTGGCCGCCGAAGGTCCGCAGCAAGATGAACGCGAGCACGAACAGCATGATGCCCACGCCCTGATTAGCGGGGTTAAAGACAAAGTCTGCGTAGCCGCGGTTGTACGTCGCGACGATGCGTGATCCATCCAGCGGCGGAACCGGCAGCAGGTTGAACACGCACAACAGCAGGTTGAACGAGCCGAAGACGAACAGCACCATCGTGCCGTTGGCGACGCGATGGTTGTCCATGTCCAACGGCCCGCCGAGTCGCTGCCAGAGCCCGAGTGCTGTCAACGCCAGGAACGCGAGCACCAAATTCGTCGCCGGACCCGCCGCCGCGACGATCGCCTCGGCGTGGCGGCCCTTGAGTCGCGTGGAGTCGACTGGCATCTGTCCCCAGGCCAGGCCGACAAGAAAGCACGCGACGATGCTGAACGGCCCCATGTGGACCCACGGGTTCCAGGTCATGTGCCCGGTCCATTCCGGGGTCTGATCGCCCAGCTTGATCGCGGCGTAGCCGTGTGCGAGTTCGTGGAGCGTGATTGACAGGATGATCGTCATCACTGCAGCCGCGTAGTACGGCGGGTTGCTGAACAGCAGCTGGATAAACGATCCGTCCACGGTCGGAGCGTAGCGGAGGCCTGCAGCGGCATGCCAGAGGCCTCTGCGGCGGCATCAATCCTGGCATCGATCCAAGTTTGGCTTGACTTTCGGACCGGTCCGAATCAGACTGTGAACCGAAACGCATGGCTTCGGTCCCCACGCCAACACGCTCCACGACACGCCGATCCACGGCCAAGGGTCGGCCTGCGCGGGTCACGCTCGTCGACGTCGCTCGCGAGGCGGGCGTCAGCCGAACCACGGTGAGCGACGTGCTCAACCGAGGAGACGCCGCGGCTGGTCTGTATGCGGACGAAACACGCGAGCGCGTCGCGAGGGCCGTGCAATCGCTCGGGTACGCACCGCTGGCCAAGGCTCAGTCGCTCGCACGCGGCCGCAGCAATCTGATCGGGTTGGTCTTGCTGTGCGACTTTTCGAATCCGTACTTCGCCCGGTTTGCCAACGCCGTCGAGCTGGAGGTTGCCCGGCGCGGCATGCGGCTTCAGCTGGCCGTCCGCGACTCGTCCCACGATGCCAGTCCGCAGCAGAGCACTCAGCGTGACGCGGAATTGATCGCCCGCATGGTCGCCGACGACGTTGAGGGGTTGTTCGTCGGGCCGGTTTATGAACAGCTGGATTTGTCGACGCACGTTCCGCTCACAGGCGGGCGTTTGCCGACGGTGCTTTTTGGCGGATCGGTTGAGTCAGGCGTCGAGTTCGACACCGTGGCCGTGGACCGGGACGGTTCGGCCGCGCTCGCCATCGATCACCTTCAGGGGCTCGGCCACGAGCGGATCGGCTTCCTGTGTGCCCCGCCGAGTCGAACCGAGCCGACGCGCGACGATCACTTCGCCGCCATCGAATTGCTGCGTCAACGCGGCGTGTTCGCCGGAACGCAGTGGATCGCCTGGCAACCCGACACCGGCTCGCTCGACGCCTACGCGGAAGCGACGATGGCGTTCTGCGACCAGTGGCTCGCCAGCGAACCCGACGATCGGCCGACGGCGGTGCTTTGCCTGAACGACGCTGCCGCGATGGCGGCGCTGGGCGTGTTCCACCGTCGCGGCATCCGCGTTCCGGACGATCTCAGCGTCGTCGGCTTCGACGATCTGCCAGAGGCACCACACCTCGTTCCCGCACTCACGTCCGTCGACAGCCACGTCGATCGCCAGGTCGCCGCGATGGTGGAGCGGCTGCTTGCCCGCATCGACAACCCAGACACCAAGCCTGGCCACGTCGCGATCACCCCGACACTCCGCCCCCGCGCCTCGACGGCCGCCCCGCCACGCTGATCCCTCGAGGTCGTCACGTTGAGGATCGTGCACGACCGGCTCTTGACGCCCTGAAGGCTCGGAGCGATTCGAATCTCTGCATCTCACATCCATCGGAGGAACTCATGAAGCTGCATCTCACACACGTCGTCACCCTTTCCGCCCTCACGACCGCCACGGCCTCGGCCGCGCCGCTGGTGAGCGAAAGCTTCGACTACGCCTCGGGCGCGTCGATCGCCGCCCAAGCTGGCGGGTCCGGCTGGTCGGCCGCTTGGCAGACCAACGCCAACGCCACCTCGACGTCGACCATCGTCAGCGGTCTGACACTCGGAACGTATCCGACGTCCGGCAATGCGCTGCAGATCGATCAGGGCACGATCACTAACGACGATCGCGGCTTCGTGGGACGTGCAGTAAATGCGGACGTCGGGGGCAGCGGGACGTTGTTTCTGAGCTACCTCGTCCGCCAGACGCGCGACGAGGGCCTGCCCTTCGGCAACGGGCAGGACACGTTCTTCGGGCACAGCGTGACCGACGAGCTGATCGAAGAGCCCGTCATCGATAGCAAGTTCAACGGCCAGATCAGCGGCAGCAACGGCTTCGGCGGGCCGGAGGGCGTTGACGTTGCCTTCGGCAAACTCGGCAACGACGGCGGTGACGGCCGGTCGACCTACACCATGCCGCAGGACACAACGCTTCTCGCGATTTACGCCTGGGAGCCGG
This genomic window from Planctomycetota bacterium contains:
- a CDS encoding site-2 protease family protein: MDGSFIQLLFSNPPYYAAAVMTIILSITLHELAHGYAAIKLGDQTPEWTGHMTWNPWVHMGPFSIVACFLVGLAWGQMPVDSTRLKGRHAEAIVAAAGPATNLVLAFLALTALGLWQRLGGPLDMDNHRVANGTMVLFVFGSFNLLLCVFNLLPVPPLDGSRIVATYNRGYADFVFNPANQGVGIMLFVLAFILLRTFGGQLFVAAGQYVALIAG
- a CDS encoding LacI family DNA-binding transcriptional regulator encodes the protein MASVPTPTRSTTRRSTAKGRPARVTLVDVAREAGVSRTTVSDVLNRGDAAAGLYADETRERVARAVQSLGYAPLAKAQSLARGRSNLIGLVLLCDFSNPYFARFANAVELEVARRGMRLQLAVRDSSHDASPQQSTQRDAELIARMVADDVEGLFVGPVYEQLDLSTHVPLTGGRLPTVLFGGSVESGVEFDTVAVDRDGSAALAIDHLQGLGHERIGFLCAPPSRTEPTRDDHFAAIELLRQRGVFAGTQWIAWQPDTGSLDAYAEATMAFCDQWLASEPDDRPTAVLCLNDAAAMAALGVFHRRGIRVPDDLSVVGFDDLPEAPHLVPALTSVDSHVDRQVAAMVERLLARIDNPDTKPGHVAITPTLRPRASTAAPPR
- a CDS encoding PEP-CTERM sorting domain-containing protein (PEP-CTERM proteins occur, often in large numbers, in the proteomes of bacteria that also encode an exosortase, a predicted intramembrane cysteine proteinase. The presence of a PEP-CTERM domain at a protein's C-terminus predicts cleavage within the sorting domain, followed by covalent anchoring to some some component of the (usually Gram-negative) cell surface. Many PEP-CTERM proteins exhibit an unusual sequence composition that includes large numbers of potential glycosylation sites. Expression of one such protein has been shown restore the ability of a bacterium to form floc, a type of biofilm.) is translated as MKLHLTHVVTLSALTTATASAAPLVSESFDYASGASIAAQAGGSGWSAAWQTNANATSTSTIVSGLTLGTYPTSGNALQIDQGTITNDDRGFVGRAVNADVGGSGTLFLSYLVRQTRDEGLPFGNGQDTFFGHSVTDELIEEPVIDSKFNGQISGSNGFGGPEGVDVAFGKLGNDGGDGRSTYTMPQDTTLLAIYAWEPVGVGNFSMTGDPLTATLWLLDESDYEAVFAAGLSIASLDANNQVKTVEASTIGNFGTESLDSGDLFRFFVQDAAVTFDEIRIGSQLSDVVAAPIPEPTSVAAIGLLGLVGLRRRH